The Fusobacterium perfoetens genome includes a window with the following:
- the hsdR gene encoding type I restriction-modification system endonuclease encodes MNSNFEFLKKDWEILFKIGEMAEYTLYKDPNTALIKMRQLGEYLVKSILKVEKIYDEKDSNQKKKILRLREEDLITEKEASILNALREIGNKAVHSAYDDKTKALELLPKVVELCSWFNEVYGSDYNFNSEEVTYQKPLEIDYQKAYESLKKKFDEVQAEKEFSHIQFENLNIKPKEERKKIYQKRKEKGPTEAETRFIIDTQLREAGWEVDTPKLNYKINKTLPESKRYMAIAEWPCIKEDGEKGYVDYALFYEKTLVGVIEAKRYSVDVGSALRRDGLIYAKGILNVNDDIKFLKNSPFADGNKVQFIFASNGRGYNKEWIDKSGIWFLNAKGEKFSVKALHNFYSPKDLMEISKKDNEKANEKLKNESIDYLTSKDGLNLRYYQLEAVQKVEKALINGQHKILLTMATGTGKTRTALAILYRLLESDRYKRILFLVDRATLGEQAMDTFSNAKIKQQSTLTSIYEVLGLQDKNPNDETRVHIATVQGLINRVLYSDNPLSVGKYDCIIIDEAHRGYTLDRTPNEDEAEFRDEKDYQSKYRYVIDYFDADKIALTATPALHTYEIFGEPVYQYSYRKAVLDGYLVDFEPKKRIYTELNTKGINYKKGDEIKVYDKDKEIIETKVLADEISFDIEDFNKKVIVESFNRVVCQELVKEIDPEGEGKTLIFATTDEHADMIVRLLEEEYEKSNKYEINSDMIKKITGSVKDVSKLISKYKNEQYPTIAVTVDLLTTGVDVPKIVNLVFLRKVKSRILYEQMIGRATRRCDEIGKEYFTIYDPVGICEDLEKYTDMKPVVKNIDYQIKNLFKELEDSSDYEERKKYYADNIIARLQRKRKKIEAKGDVEFKSYSTLLRGSEVENINEYLGILKDKLETGNVEDIEKEKDFLIYLDQLKFGGNKQVVSEVQDRVIKTVEDYGDTENPSDYLEGFTKYINENKDKIQALNIYFTNPKLFTRKDLKTIKILLDGAGYKISNLEKAYSKRENKCEMTLDIMTFINNAIKGSPIKEKSEKARDVENKIKGLYNWDSKQLKIINTLVELAEKNDFITEEDFKEEKVKHDLGGGYKKIDGKLEGMLEEILNLIKDEMILN; translated from the coding sequence ATGAATAGTAACTTTGAATTTTTGAAAAAAGATTGGGAAATCCTATTTAAAATAGGGGAGATGGCTGAGTATACCCTATATAAAGACCCAAACACTGCACTTATAAAGATGAGACAACTGGGGGAGTATTTAGTCAAGTCAATACTGAAGGTAGAAAAAATCTATGATGAAAAGGATTCTAATCAAAAGAAAAAAATCTTACGTTTGAGGGAAGAGGACTTAATCACAGAGAAAGAGGCAAGCATATTAAATGCCCTTAGGGAGATAGGAAACAAAGCTGTACACAGTGCCTATGATGACAAGACCAAAGCTTTAGAGCTGTTGCCAAAGGTGGTGGAGCTATGCAGTTGGTTTAATGAAGTGTATGGTAGTGATTATAACTTTAATTCTGAAGAAGTAACTTATCAAAAACCTCTGGAAATAGATTATCAAAAAGCTTATGAAAGTCTAAAGAAAAAATTTGACGAGGTACAAGCTGAAAAAGAATTTTCACATATTCAGTTTGAGAACCTAAACATAAAGCCAAAAGAAGAGAGAAAGAAAATCTATCAAAAGAGAAAGGAAAAGGGACCTACAGAGGCGGAAACAAGATTTATAATAGATACACAGCTTAGAGAGGCTGGGTGGGAGGTAGACACTCCAAAATTAAACTATAAGATAAATAAAACTTTGCCTGAAAGCAAAAGATATATGGCAATAGCAGAGTGGCCCTGTATAAAAGAGGACGGAGAAAAGGGGTATGTTGATTATGCTCTCTTTTATGAAAAAACTCTTGTTGGGGTAATCGAGGCAAAAAGATATAGTGTTGATGTAGGTAGTGCCTTGAGAAGAGACGGACTTATATACGCCAAAGGTATTTTAAATGTAAATGATGATATAAAGTTTTTGAAAAACTCTCCATTTGCTGATGGAAACAAAGTACAATTTATATTCGCCTCTAATGGACGTGGATATAATAAAGAGTGGATTGATAAATCTGGTATTTGGTTTTTAAATGCCAAAGGGGAAAAGTTTTCGGTAAAGGCGTTACATAATTTTTATTCTCCAAAAGATTTGATGGAGATAAGCAAAAAAGATAATGAGAAAGCCAATGAAAAATTAAAAAATGAGAGTATAGATTATCTTACATCAAAAGACGGACTAAACTTGAGATACTATCAACTAGAGGCAGTACAAAAAGTAGAAAAGGCGTTGATAAATGGGCAACATAAAATTTTACTTACAATGGCAACTGGTACTGGAAAAACTAGAACTGCTCTAGCTATCCTTTATAGACTTTTGGAAAGTGACAGATATAAAAGAATATTGTTCCTTGTAGATAGAGCCACACTGGGAGAGCAAGCAATGGATACTTTTAGCAATGCCAAGATAAAACAGCAAAGTACATTGACGAGTATTTATGAGGTATTGGGACTTCAAGATAAAAATCCCAATGATGAAACAAGAGTTCACATTGCCACAGTGCAGGGCTTAATAAATCGTGTACTTTACTCTGATAATCCTCTATCAGTTGGAAAATATGACTGTATAATAATTGACGAGGCACACAGAGGATATACACTTGACAGAACTCCCAACGAAGATGAGGCAGAGTTTAGAGATGAGAAAGATTATCAAAGTAAATATCGTTATGTGATAGATTATTTTGATGCTGATAAAATCGCTCTTACAGCTACACCAGCACTACATACCTATGAGATTTTTGGAGAGCCAGTGTATCAATATTCCTATAGAAAAGCTGTATTAGACGGATATTTGGTGGACTTTGAGCCAAAGAAAAGAATTTATACTGAGCTTAATACAAAAGGGATAAATTACAAAAAAGGTGACGAGATAAAAGTCTATGACAAAGACAAGGAGATTATAGAAACAAAAGTCCTTGCTGATGAAATATCTTTTGATATAGAGGATTTTAATAAAAAAGTCATTGTAGAAAGTTTTAACAGAGTGGTATGTCAAGAACTTGTAAAGGAGATAGACCCTGAGGGAGAGGGGAAAACTCTTATTTTTGCAACAACAGACGAACACGCCGATATGATAGTAAGACTTTTGGAAGAGGAATATGAAAAAAGTAATAAATATGAAATAAACAGTGATATGATAAAGAAAATAACTGGTTCTGTAAAAGATGTATCAAAGCTAATATCAAAATATAAGAACGAGCAATATCCAACAATAGCAGTGACAGTGGATTTACTTACGACTGGGGTAGACGTTCCAAAGATTGTGAACTTGGTATTCTTACGTAAGGTAAAAAGTAGGATTTTGTATGAACAGATGATTGGAAGAGCCACAAGAAGATGTGACGAGATAGGGAAAGAGTATTTTACTATCTACGACCCAGTAGGTATTTGTGAGGATTTGGAAAAATATACAGATATGAAACCAGTGGTAAAAAATATAGATTATCAGATAAAAAATCTTTTTAAAGAGTTGGAAGACTCCAGTGATTATGAGGAAAGAAAAAAATATTACGCTGATAATATAATAGCAAGATTACAGAGAAAGAGAAAGAAAATAGAGGCAAAGGGAGATGTTGAGTTCAAAAGTTATTCAACCCTTTTGAGAGGTAGTGAGGTAGAAAATATCAACGAATACTTGGGGATTTTGAAGGATAAACTTGAAACTGGAAATGTTGAGGATATTGAAAAGGAGAAAGATTTCTTGATATATCTTGACCAGTTAAAATTTGGAGGTAATAAGCAAGTTGTATCAGAAGTCCAAGACAGAGTGATAAAAACTGTGGAAGATTACGGAGATACAGAAAATCCAAGTGATTACCTTGAGGGATTTACAAAATATATAAATGAAAATAAAGATAAAATCCAAGCTCTAAATATCTACTTTACTAATCCAAAACTATTTACAAGAAAAGATTTGAAAACTATAAAAATATTGCTAGACGGAGCAGGTTATAAAATATCAAACCTTGAAAAAGCATATAGCAAAAGAGAAAACAAATGTGAGATGACCTTGGATATAATGACATTTATAAACAACGCTATAAAAGGGTCTCCTATAAAAGAGAAATCTGAAAAAGCAAGAGATGTAGAGAATAAAATAAAAGGTCTTTATAACTGGGATAGTAAACAGCTAAAAATAATAAATACTCTGGTGGAGCTAGCTGAAAAAAATGATTTTATAACCGAAGAGGATTTTAAAGAGGAAAAAGTAAAACATGATTTAGGTGGAGGTTATAAGAAAATCGACGGAAAATTAGAGGGAATGCTTGAGGAGATACTAAACCTTATAAAAGACGAGATGATATTAAACTAA